CCGCACGGACCGAGGACGCCTGTCCCGTCTCGTAGTCGGGGTTCTCGACGAAGCGCACGTCGAGGCCGTCGAGCGCGTCGCGAACCCGGTCGGCCTCGTACCCGACGACGACGACGACTTCGGCGAGTCCCGCGGCCAGCAGCGTCTCGGCGCTCCGGCGTACCATCGGCGCGCCGTCGACGTCCGCGAGGAGTTTGTTCGCGTCCCCGTACCGCGAACTCGTACCCGCGGCGAGCAGGACGCCCGCGACGCGAGTGTCACCGGTGCGCTCGCCCGGCGGGTCGACGGCGGGGAGGGTCATTCCACGGACTCGTAGCGTACGACCCGCACTGATTCGCCCGCGGACAGCGCGGACTCCGTGAGCACGAATCCGTCGGCGCGCGTCGCTCGCGTGCTGGAGGACAGCACGCTCGGGTCGAAGGTGTCCTCGTAGACAGCGAGCGGCGAGTCGACGTGGCCCAGGGGCGTCGCCTCGTCGCCGTCCAGCGTGACGGGAATCGCGTACTCGAAGCCCTCGGGGCCGAGTCCCACGTCGTGCGTGAACGTCGCCGGCACGGTCGGGAGGTCGGTGCGCCCGGTGAAGAAGGGGCGCGCGACCAGCGTCGTGATGGTGTGCGCGCCGAGTGGCTTTCCGGGCACGGCGATGGCCGTCGCGTCGTGGTCGGGGAGGTCAGCGAACGCGATTGGTTTTCCGGGACGGACGGCGGCGCGGTGGAAGTCCACCTCGCCGAGTTCGTCGAGCGCGCGAATCACGTAGTCTTTCTTCCCGACGCTCGTCCCGCCCGTCGTCACCACCACGTCGTGTTCGTCCGCCAACTCCGCGATGCGGCCCTCGACGGTGTCGTAGTCGTCCGGCACCGTCCCCTCGTAGGTCGCGTCGTGGCCCCACGACTCGAAGAGGCCGGCGAGCATCGGTGAGTCGAGGTCGCTGATGCGCCCCTCGTGAATCTCGGTGCCGGTCGCCAGCACGCCCACCGAGAATCGCGCCAAGACTTCGGGTTCCTCCACGCCGAGGTCCCGAAGGAGGATGGCGTCCTTCGGCGAGACGCGTTCGCCCGCCGCGAACAGTTCTTCGCCCGCCTCGACGTTGCTCCCGCGCTCGTAGACGTAGGTTCCGGGCGTCAGTTCCGTCCCAGTCAGTTCGCCGCCCTCGACGGTCGCCTCCTCGACTTTCAACACGGCGTTCGCGCCCTCGGGGAGCGGCGCGCCCGTCGCGATGCGCACCGCCTCGCCGGCGTCGAGTTCGCCGGGGTCGTCCTCCGGGAACAGTTCGCGGTCCACCACCTCGTAGGGGTAGGCCGCGCTCGCGTCGAACGCGAACCCGTCCATCGTCGCGTAACTGTACGGCGGCTGGTCCGCGTCGGCGGTGACAGACGATGCGAGCACCCGCCCCGACATCGCGTCCAGTCCGACGGTTTCGGTGTCGACGCGCCCGAGCGCCGTCTCGCGGTGCGCGAGCACGCGCTCGACCGCCGCCGTTCGCGACAGCATGTCGCCGTGGTCGTGGGTCATGTCACACACACCGGCTTCCGAGTGCTTGTGTCTTGCTCCCCCACCGAACGACCCGAACGGCTGTATACCAGAATAATTAGTAGTAACTTAATTTGGTAGTTGTAAATCCGCTTGAAATCGGATGTATAGTAAATCACAGTCTCGGCGCTCAAATCCAATTCAAAATACACAATAGTTGAAATAGGTGAAATTTTTTATCCTCGTTGGCTTGGCTCGATTTATCCGCGAATTTAGCGCTTACAAGTCCAGTATACGGGATTCTAGACGAGTAAACTCTCGATGGGCACATTAGTATACGAAAACTGTTGGTTCAGGGGATTAGAAAGTAGATTGGTAGTTTTGGTGTATTACGAATGTACGTCTGTAATGGCTACGAGTAGGTGACGTTGAGGTCGATGACGTTGACCGCGCTCCGCACGACGCCAGGAAGTTCCTCGCGGAAGCGCTCGTCGCGGAGGCGACTGGTGGGGCCGGCGACGCTCACCGCACCGAGCACGTCGCCGTCCGGGCCGGTGACGGCGCCCGCGACGCTCCGGAGTCCGTCGAGGCGCTCCTCGTCGTCGAACGCGATGCCGGTCTCCCGGATTTCGGCGAGTTCGTCTGCGAGTTCGCCGCGGTCGGTGACGGTGTTCTCGGTGAGCGCCGGGAGCCCGTGGCGGTCGGCGATCGCGTCGACGCGCTCCTCGGGGAGGTTCGCGAGCACGGCCTTTCCGAGTGCGGTGCCGTGGAGGTAGATGCGCTTGCCCGCGTACGTGTCGACGTGGACGGCGCGGTCGCCCTTCGCGCGGTGGAGGAAGACGCCGCGGCCGTGTTCCTCGACGACGACGCCGGAGAGTTCGCCGGTCTCCTCGGCGATGCGGTCGACTTCGGGGCGCGCGACCTCGTAGATGGCGCGGCGGTCGCGGGCGTGTGCGCCGAGTTCGAGGAAGCGACTGCCGACGCGGTAGGTGCCGTCGTCGTTGACGACGTACTCGTTGCCTTCGAGCGTCTGCAGGTGGTTGTGGACCGTGCTCTTGGGGGCGGAGAGCGCGGACGCGAGTTCGGTGACGCCGGCGCCGCCGCGGTCGTGGAGCGCCTCGATGATTCGAAAGGTGGTCTCGACCGATTTGACCGTCGTGTCCTCGCCCATTGGTATCTACTCGCACGTCGTCGTTCGGCTACGTAATACTTTCGTTCACTCGAACGAAACAGTTGTCCTACTGAACTGCGCTCTCGTCGCTCGAATCAGCACAGCCGAACGTCAAGTCAACACGTACCAAACGACAAATATTGCCTCGAATGCGTGTTGGCGTTCGCTATCGTCCCGAATATGGAGATTCGGGAAATCAGTCCGCCGAAACCGCTGTTCGGTAGAGGTGAACATTCTGTTCGCCGCGGCGTCTCGGGCGGAACCACGGCAATGATTTAAGCCGCGGGTCCCCCTCAGATGTGGTGATGGCTACCGACGGACACGTACTCGACGGCGTGACGGTGCTCGACCTGAGCACGTTCGTCACCGGCGGTTTCTGCTCGCTGATGCTCGCGAACCAGGGCGCGGACGTAATCAAGGTCGAACGGCCCGAAGTCGGCGACGACAACCGCCACTCCGGGCCGCCGTTCGTGGACGGCGAGTCGCCGTACTTCTGGACGGTGAACTACGACAAGCGCAGCATCGAACTGAATCTGAAGAAAGAGGAGGGGCTGGCGGCGCTCTACGACCTCGCCGAGGAGGCAGACGTCTTCATCCAGAACTACCGCCCGGGCACCGCGGAGAAACTCAACGTCGCGTACGACGACATCCGCGAGGTGAACGACGACGTCGTCTACTGCGCGATGTCCGCGTTCGGGCAGACCGGGCCGTGGAGCCAGCGCCCGGGCTACGACCTCCTGATTCAGGGGATGAGCGGCATCATGTCCGTCACCGGCGAGGCCGACGGTCGCCCCGTGAAGGTCGGCCTCCCGCAGACCGACCTCATCACCGGGATGTGGGCTGCGTTCGGCATCGTAAACTCGCTCTACCGGCGCGAGCGCACCGGAGAGGGCGAGTACGTCGAACTCGGCATGCTGGACGCCGCGCTACCGTGGCTCACGAAGCAGGCGGGGAAGGCGTTCGTCGGGGAGGAACCCCAGCGCATGGGGACGAAAGACCCCGTGCTCGCGCCCTACCAGACGTTCGAGACGGCGGACGGCCACATCAACGTCGCGTGCCTGAATCAGAAACTCTGGGGCCTGCTCTGCGAGGCGCTCGGCCGCCCCGAACTCGCCGACGACGAGCGCTTCGAGACGAACGCCGACCGC
The nucleotide sequence above comes from Halobacterium litoreum. Encoded proteins:
- a CDS encoding molybdopterin molybdotransferase MoeA yields the protein MTHDHGDMLSRTAAVERVLAHRETALGRVDTETVGLDAMSGRVLASSVTADADQPPYSYATMDGFAFDASAAYPYEVVDRELFPEDDPGELDAGEAVRIATGAPLPEGANAVLKVEEATVEGGELTGTELTPGTYVYERGSNVEAGEELFAAGERVSPKDAILLRDLGVEEPEVLARFSVGVLATGTEIHEGRISDLDSPMLAGLFESWGHDATYEGTVPDDYDTVEGRIAELADEHDVVVTTGGTSVGKKDYVIRALDELGEVDFHRAAVRPGKPIAFADLPDHDATAIAVPGKPLGAHTITTLVARPFFTGRTDLPTVPATFTHDVGLGPEGFEYAIPVTLDGDEATPLGHVDSPLAVYEDTFDPSVLSSSTRATRADGFVLTESALSAGESVRVVRYESVE
- a CDS encoding IclR family transcriptional regulator, whose amino-acid sequence is MGEDTTVKSVETTFRIIEALHDRGGAGVTELASALSAPKSTVHNHLQTLEGNEYVVNDDGTYRVGSRFLELGAHARDRRAIYEVARPEVDRIAEETGELSGVVVEEHGRGVFLHRAKGDRAVHVDTYAGKRIYLHGTALGKAVLANLPEERVDAIADRHGLPALTENTVTDRGELADELAEIRETGIAFDDEERLDGLRSVAGAVTGPDGDVLGAVSVAGPTSRLRDERFREELPGVVRSAVNVIDLNVTYS
- a CDS encoding CaiB/BaiF CoA transferase family protein — encoded protein: MATDGHVLDGVTVLDLSTFVTGGFCSLMLANQGADVIKVERPEVGDDNRHSGPPFVDGESPYFWTVNYDKRSIELNLKKEEGLAALYDLAEEADVFIQNYRPGTAEKLNVAYDDIREVNDDVVYCAMSAFGQTGPWSQRPGYDLLIQGMSGIMSVTGEADGRPVKVGLPQTDLITGMWAAFGIVNSLYRRERTGEGEYVELGMLDAALPWLTKQAGKAFVGEEPQRMGTKDPVLAPYQTFETADGHINVACLNQKLWGLLCEALGRPELADDERFETNADRVEHMDELEAELEAELAERTTDEWMEILVDDAGIPAGPVYSVDEALHNEQVESRGVVREMEARGKTIPVVEHPLNYEHSESGFRSPPPELGEHNREVFEELGYSDAEIEALAEAGVFGDD